The Brachypodium distachyon strain Bd21 chromosome 4, Brachypodium_distachyon_v3.0, whole genome shotgun sequence nucleotide sequence GAGCGCGTACCGATCATGAGCTTGGCGTGCACGTAGATGGGGTGCCGGCGGCTGGCCTGGGCGCGCCAGTAATCCGTGCCCTTCTCGGGCCTCGACGGCGGCACGTACTCCCCTTGGCGCGGCGCCTCCCGGTTCCCGAGGCAGAAGAAGTTGAGGTAATCGCAGGGGTGCGCCAGGCCACGGAGCCCGGCGTCGTCGATCGCCTCCATCACGATGCCGTACATCATCTCAACCGTTAGCCGGTTCCACCGCAGGATGGCCTGGATGGAGTCGCTCCCAGGCTCCCCCTCGGGCCACATGGGCGTCACCACGTAGGCGGCGAACCGCTCGCCGCGCCGGATCTTGGCGGCGACCTTGAGCGCGATCTCGACTGGCACCAGGTTGAGGCAGCCGGAGTCCCTGTCCTCGGCCCACGACGCGCACCCGCCGAGGAAGTACTGGTTCTCGACGTAGACGAACCGCCGCGCCCGGCGGATGGCCTCCACGTAGCCGATCTGGATGCTGCGGTCGATCGTCAGGTCCTTGCCGCTCGTCAGGCCCACCGCGTCGGCCTCCGCCGGGTCCGTTGGGAACCCGGCCACCGACGCGTCGTCGATGGACCGGAACACCTGCACGTTCCACGGGTCGACGTCGTCGTGGAAGCTGCAGGGATCCGGGAACGTTGCCGGGCTCAGGTCGTCGAGCAGGCGGCCGGACAGCCTCTTGGGCGCCTGCTTCTTCCACCGCTGCTCGAAGTTGGCGAGCACGTCCCACGCCGCGGGGCCCTCCAGCCTGCAGTGCACGTCGTGCCACGGCTCCCTcggcccgccgcgccgcagGGACGCGTGCTTGAAGTTGTTCTGCATGAAGTCGTGAGCGTACGTCGTGTCCAGGCCCTGGAACAGCGTGTGCTTCTCGTCGTCGTACCTGATCCAAACAATTCGAGCTCTCGTGAGCTGCTGAAAAGTCTAAAgtttgaaaaaacaaatttgacATGTCTGTAATGTCTGCGGACCTGCCGTCGCAGAGGTCAATCCCGCCGATGAAGCTGGCGACGTGGCGGCTGCCCCCGTCGGTGCCCGGCGTGGCGACGTCGAGGGTGACGGCCTTCTGGTGGTGCGTGAACTCCGTGGTGGTCTCGATGCTCTGCACCACGGTGAGCGTGGCGTCGGCGTCCCGCGGGCAGAGGAAGCACGCGACGCCGGTGCCCTGGAAGAACATCCGGGTCTCCTCGTCGTGCGTCTTCATCACCCCGGCGTTGCGGAGGAACGGGACGGACGTCTTGTCCTGCCACGGCATCACCAGCACGGCCACCCCTTCCTCGGCCTTCCGCTTCAGGAGCTCGCCCAGCGTCACGCCGCCACCctccgcgctgccgccggggtCGTCGCGCACGAGCGTGATCCCCGTGTTCACCGACCACCCCGCGATGTACACGAAATGCCGCGCGTCGCGGATGGCCGCGTACATGTCCTCCCAAAGGCGTGCCGGCCGGTACTTCCGCCCGCCTTCGAGCTCGACCGGCGGGCGGAACCCGTCGGACAGATGGGCGTTCTGGTACAGCGTGACGTTGCAGTTTGTTCGCTCCGGGAAGAAGGCCGGCTTGACCCCGGAGAAAATGCCGGGCCGAACGCCGGCGTCCCAGCACGGGTCGCGTTCCACGTCGAGGAAGCGcagccggacgcggagcctcGGCGTGTGCGTGTGGTGGCGCGCGCGGTCGCCGCCTCGGAGGTCGAGCCAGAGGTCGAGCGGCTGGCCCGAGGCGACGCTGGCCGTGGGCACGGATGCGGAGCCCaggacgccggcgccgatgaGGTGCTGGCTCTTGACGGTGAAAGTGATGGACGCGGCCGGGTAAGCGCAGTGCAGGCGGAAGGACTGGTTCCAGGCCGGGTTGGTCGGGTGGAACTCCACCTCCCGGGTGCGCGccacccgcgccgcgcccacgTCCATGTCCACGTAGATCCTGTTGCGCTGGAGGCCGTGCACGCCCAGGGACTGCTCCAGCTTCCCCGTCGCCTGTTCGATCACCAACCAAACCACGTGGCACCAATCcattactactccgtatttcaTATATGCACAGCGCACGAAATATTTACTCAGAGATACTAGTTTGTTGTACTGCGCGATCTGTCATTAGGTTATGTTCAGGTCCACTTATTTAGCGCATATACCATCTGTCATGGCACTTCCTTTTCCAGTGttccatttcatttttctcaGATGAACAAGTAATTGTACATCAACCCGGGTACACTTGCAGACCAGCTATTGACGCGAGAACTTGTTAATTCAAGAAACGGTGCGGGCGCGACGATAgcacagctagctagctagtggtgGTAGGTGATCTGATCTCCGAGTGCAGAAAAAGGCGAAGCTAGCATCCTTGACGGCCAATCCATTAGCTCACAAGCAACCACGAGCGCGAAAGCAAACGACCAAGCTACGTACGCACCACTCGTTCTACGGGCATCAGAATCTTCTTCTACTGCTCGACGCGGAATGGTGAACGTAGTAGTGGGCAACAGGGGAACAGAGGAGGTACATTGATAGCAGGCACGCGCGTGTGCGTACCGATGAAACATAATGAGTTTAATTACCTCCATGATCCGGCCATGGATGGCGCTGTGGAGGTGGTGTGCCTCGAACACGGTCGCCTCCAGGACGCCGTGTAGGTACACCACGTCGGCGTCGTCCGCGATGCCGGTGGCGGCGTGTCCGTCCTTGGAGCCCATGCCCGCCGTGGCCTTAACgtccttgctgctgctgctgcgcgtgTGTCTTTTTCCCGCGCGCGGTCCAGCGGTTTTTATAGCCGGCGTCACATTGGCTTGCCAAAACCTCAAGACTGGAGAAGAAGAGCATCGGTGGCGCTCGCTTCACGTCCCTTTCCACCACATTCCCCGGTGTTTGCGTTCTCCCGGGaccgggagagagagagagagagagagaggagagaagggagaTCCAACACACCAAAGTTTCCACTTGTTTTGGTTATCCATGTGACTGGCATCCAGATTCGCCTAATCTCGTAACCATCCCACACGACCGTATAACGTCGAGGGAGAGGACATTCGCCTGAATTCCTAAGCATTGCGACTGGTCTAGAAAGCCCATGCTTAACTGTTCAAGTTCAAGCCATCCACACAACTAGAGCATTTTGTTTGTACGGAGTAACACGTAGCTAGGCATTTTTCTTGCATGGATCGTCTGGGTTCTTCAAGTCCGCCGATGCGCCGCAGCTCTTATCCTGTCAGAAAGGCACCACCACATGAATTGCAAATTCTACCGATAACTACAACCAATAtgatttctctctcttcttcctatGGCTAAAGCCGCAGCAATACTGTAGTTATTGGAGCACATGTATACGGACTAACAATCCATCTCCGTCTGAACGTAGCAACCATTCTGTGCTGGTAGTCGTCGTTGTTTTACTGAACATAAACCTATTGCAGTCTAAGGATTCTCTTTCATTAGATTACGTGCAGTAAAATTTACAATTGACACCAACCAACCGAAAAGATTAATGTTTTTCCCACTGTGTAATTCGACACTCTTAATTTAGTgcaagagaaggaaaagaaagaagtaaaataaaaataatccAATAAACAAATAGGAGAGACCCtgtattttaaataaaaaggaaCCTACATCTTGACCATTAAGCTGACAAGGAATAGTACCAAGTGAGAACCTGTTTggttcaaaattttgatttgaaAATTGACCACTGAAATAGACAAATAATTATCACTATGACTTACTTTAAATAGTGATTCACCAGAAGCAGTGAAGGCCCGGGACATAGGGGCACGATCTCATGGACAAAGATTATGGATCAAAGACATATGGGCACGAATTGTTGAGGGCATTATTGTTCGGTAAGTAACATATTTGTTTCGTCTGCACATGATGCTACCTGATGCCGTTTAATATAAgcgtttttttttggagaaaaatgttgaggaatgttttttttggaatgGTCAATGTACTTGAGTATAGCTAGAACAAGCATAGATTCCCCAACTTTTCTGTCATGTTTtcacatgatttttttagttGATGGTTAGATCTTGTATGGAGATTCTCAAATTGTCCCAACTTATTCAAGGAATGGGGTTGCAGCGTACAACACACAAGAAGTATGTGGCATCATTGATTCTTTCCATGATGTCAAACACACCATGAAGAGAGCACAACAACTTCCACATTTGGATGCCACGCACCAAATTGATGAGCAAACATTACAAGCCACGACACTGCACTCGACAACATCTTTGCTTCATACCGAACTTCATAACGGTGACATCCAAAATGACACGCCTCATTAGGAAACTATTATGGAAACAAAAACATACCGAACTTAGGAAAGGTGTTTTTGAGTAAAAGTTCAGTTTTACCTCTTTACTGAAGTTTGCCTTTGGTCATGGAGTTTTGAAAATAGTCAACTTCAACCAATTCTATAGGTGTATGTCTTTTCTGCTATTTGTTTCTAAacttagtgtttttttttaatcttgctaagttccaaagaaaaaaaggctcATATGTACCCAGGTTTTGAATAGAATTTTCTTTCAAACCTGCCGCACCAGTGCCCTATTATAGAAAAACCGAACAACTCTGCTATTAGAAGGCAAGGAACAAACTGCATTTCTAGGATTCTGCCGAATAACAGAAGAACCTTCCCAAATGATCTATTGGTAATGTTTACAACAACATTGTTAGAGAACACATGgttgtattattttttatagtGATTTTATAGAAATATTTACAAGAAAATAAACCATGttaaaaagaattaaaaaagTGTACCGTCCTGAAACATACAAGGTTGCTGTAAGCGCCATGAGATGGAGAATCAAACAATCCTTTTCTTCTAAATAAAATGTTTGGACGTAATTTCGGTGAGCGATAATAAGTAATCAAAAGAACAAGACGaatatgattatttttttgaggcCAAGACGAATATGATTTTCGGCAGTATTCAAAAGACATCAGGTAGACTCGTAACAGTAAGACACATAATCATTCGAAGGGAATTTAGATGTTTGTTCTGTGTCCATATCATGCTTTCTTCATGATTGTTCAAGCATTCGGTGCAAGTCAGCACCGGATAATACTGCCATGGACGCTTTCAGCCATGGAAGAAGATAGCAGATGGGACGAATCAGACGGGGGTTTAATAaaagggttaattggatctacgCCATTATAATTTTcaccggttggagatatgccattacaaaaacttgacttggagaaatgccactctaacttttttatacatctattcatgccattttgtccaaTACCATCACGTATACTGTCTAAATACGTCTAtacaaacaatttttttttccatcccAAGTCAAACAGTTCTATTCCTCTTATCCCCCACACGAGCCTCATATCCCGTCCCCAAATTGTCTCGAGAGCTCATAAAAGTAATAAtgattttctgtaattttttcagatttttctgAGAAGTTCGAattttagtcaaatttgaatgttCAAACTTAAAATAGCAGTTTAGGGGTTCATATGTGCCCAGAAATAGCCCATCTTTGGACAGTAGGCTCATCAAAGTAGTTAtgattttctgtaatttttatacatttttctgaaaagtttgaattttgggccaaatttgaattttttgaacttttatgACGCCTGAAAGACTCGAAGGTAATGTTGAACGTTGTAAATAGGAGTGTTATGATAAATGCTGATGTACGCgttaaaatacatgtattttatgaacatTTATTGGTCTTAAGTGGACAGAATGTCATAGTTAGAAgtataagaaagttagagtggcatttcttAAAGTCTAAGATTTTGTAACGTGATTTCTCCAACCGATGTAATATACAGCGACATATATCCGATTAACCCCTGGTAAAACTCCCTGAGAGCAAACAAAAGTAAAGACGAGCCAACGAGGACGAGTGGACGACATCCATCTCTCCCAGCCCCGGAATATCCAAGGCAAGCGCCCAGAGTAGTCCGGAACTGGAACTTCCATGGAGCGGTGCGAGTTGCAACTCGCAAGGCACCCCCCCTCTCCCCCTCCCCGGGACATGCTTTGTCTCTCTCGGTCACGCTCACGCGgccacgcacgcacgcacgcgccGAGAGACGAGACGGTGCAGGGAGAAGCAAGCGATGGGCACCGCACCGCACCCGGATAGATGACGATGATGGACGTGGGGAGGCGTCTCCTCGACTCTCCTTCCCCCCTTCCAAATCCCCACCTCTCTCCCGTCCCGTGGCCTGAGTCCTGACACCGCGAGGTCTCGGTTTCGggtttccttcttctcctcctcctcctcctctccgtcTGGATCTacccttccttccttcctcccccaccctccgccgccctcctggatcctcctcctccccacgcCGGCCGGTCCTGCTGGGTTCTCGCCCTCGCCTGCGCCATGGATGACGGCGGGGATGTGCGGCTGGCcaggaagaagggcaagagGAAGATGGCcccgtcgtcggcggcggcgacggaggccgAGGGCGGCCGGGGCAGGGGCAGGGACAGGTTCCAGTCGCTATGGCGGGACTACCACGATTTGCTTCAGGTGGAGTCCTCTGTCGACGAATCTCTTCTTACAACTGCAAAGTTAATACTCCGCAGTAGTACTATTGTAGTCATCATGGCAATGGCGTCATGGGGGTTAGCAATTCGCGGTGCAGACGCACGCTGTTTGATCTTTTGTAACTACCTTTAACTGTCTGATTGATGCCTTACAAGTACTCCAGTCTTAGAACTGGTAAATTTGGGGTTGAGGATTTGACTGTACAGCTGATGTTGGTACTTGGTAGCAATGGGGTGTCAAGAATTAAGGTCTTGTTCTAGTACGGACCAATGTCATGAATACTTGGCTAGTTACTGGCTTACTACTGTATATATACCCCCAATTCGATTCGAAGCTCATCTCATGATTGATGCAGGGAACCGAGGCTAAGAAGAGGAGGCTAGAGAGCATGAACCGGCAGAACCTTGGACTGCTCACTCAAGTCAAGTAAGTCAGTTCCCCGGATTAGTTCTTGTCACTCTGTGTTATCATCTGATGCGGCGGTGCTTAATATTGGCCGTCCCTTTAGCTCATTCTGGAACTGCGTTTTATGATTGCCAGATTCCTGCGGAAGAAGTACAGTGCATTTGTGAAGGATGATCCGCAGCAAACACATCACAGGCTAAAGCATAAGAAAGCTCGGCATATTCCATCTCCTCTAGGAAGTAATTCCGCGTCGGTGTTTGCCTACCCTGGAGAGACTGGTGAAGGGACATCCACAAGCAAGAACACAAATTTGGACTTGAATCAAGATTCCGCAATGGTGTGTATTCATAGATCATATGGTCATACTGTAGCTGTACTATGAAATTTTTGACACCATGTCTTTACTAACAGTGCCTATGTATATTGCAGGATGATGAGAGAGCTGATTGCCAGGGTTACCAGCACCATTCAGATGTTGATGAGCTTAATCAGACAGGGGTAAATGAAGACATGATGACAACAGATGTCAACTTACTAGCCTGTAGGGATACAGGAAACCAGCCAGTGATGTTAAGAGGGCAATAGCATGGCAAGACTAGTGTCGTTAAAATTCCTGTCCTGCCATAGGCATGGCTATTTCTCAAATGTTTTTCAGTGCCTTGTAAAGAAACAATTGATAAGGATACTCATTCTTCATGTTACACTTCATGCTCCATAAACTCAGATAGTTTGACACGCTTAGAAGACAAGTTCGATCTGATAATCTTGATGCTATGTAAGGTCCACCCAGATAttgcttttcctttttattgtCTAGTTTGCTTATCTTAAGTTCTCTCTATTCAGTAATCTTACGAAGTGAAGGAGATGATAACTTGTTAATTTCAGTCATTGTCATCTTTCTGCTTTTGTGCCAACTGCCAAGTCATTGCAGTCATGTTAATAAGCAGGCACTACAGTTGCTTGGTTAGCTGTATAATATCATTGTTTACGCGCAGAGCAAGTTCTACCTATTAGGTCTTCGGTTAGCATGTAATATCAATAACAGAAGCTGCTCAATTTGTCAGATGAACATTTTGTATCATGGGAAATGCGAACAACTGCAATTAGTCATGAAACGAAAGATTAGATTCTTGCATTGCCGTCAAAAGATTAGAATGTACAAACATCATGCGTTGAAACTTGCCCTATCAACTATACGATTGCATACACAAACAcatttcatttgtttgccttgagCTTTCGACGTTGCTTCCTCCCAGACGGTGATGTTCCAACATTTTATCGCTATTGTATTGAAAATTGCAGACCTCACAGAAGTTCGATTCCTTCTGCACCACCTTCTCTGAAGGTAGTTCATGCTTGCTATTCGAGCCATCCAAAGGTACTTCATTCTTGCTGTTCAAGCCATCCGAAGGTAGTTCTTTTGCAGTTTCCAGACTGCCTGTTTTTGTGATATCACCTTCGCTGAGAATCAGCTTAATCTTCCGCTGATGCTTTTTGCTTGTACAATGATGCTCAAATTGAGCTTTGGAGTTACATTTAGCCTGGCACATCGCACAATCCCATTCCGAGGATGGTTTTTGGTCCTTGGAAATTTCTGGCGGGTTGTTTTTCTGTTGGTTCATTTTTTCGCAAAGGGCCTGAACATTAAGTTGGTGTCTTTCATTGACGAGGCAACTCTCCAAGTCTAATTCACAATTGATTTTCTCATCATGTTGCGGCAGACTGTCCGAGTTCAATTTTGCTTCATGTGACTCAGAAGTCATTGCCATGTCCTTGCTTTCTTCGAGTAGGGATCGAATCTTCTTCAAGTGCCTTTTACCATTCAGGTGGATCTCCAAATCTGATTCGTGGTTATAGATAACCTGGCAAATGCTGCAACCTGATAATGAAGGTGGCTTCTGTGCATGCTGTGGCACATTGCTGTCATGCAATTTTGCTTCCTGCGGTGGCACAATATTCTTCACCACACCGTTGTTGCTGCCTTCTTTGCATGAGGCTGTACTGTTCTGCTGGTGTCCTGTGCATCTGAAGTGCTCCTCAAAATCCATTAGGCATGTACCGTTGGTCTGACAGGCCCTGCAACTCCATATTATCGAGGATGTTTTTCTCTGATTTTTACAAGGATCAGAATTCATTGCCATTCTCTTGCTTTCTTCGAGCAGGGCTTGAATCTTCTTCAAGTGTTTTTTACCATTAAGGTGGGTCTCCAAATCTGATTCATGGTTATAGATAACCTGGCAAATGCTGCAACCCGATACTGAAGGTGGCTTCTGTGCATGCTGTGGCACATAGCTCTCGTGCAATTTTGCTTCCTGTGGCTGCGCAACATTGTTTGCCATACCATTGTTGCTGCCTCCTTGGCACGAGGCTGCAATGTTCTGCAGGTGTCCAGAGCCTTCGAAGTGCTCCTCCAAATCTGTTAGGCATGTCCCGTTGGCCTGGCAGGTGCTGCAACTCCATGTTACCAAGGATGTTTTTACCTGACTTGTACAAGGAGAAGGTTCTGCCGCGGTTTTTGCCTTCTGACCACCGATGGCCTTAATTCTTGATTCCAGTTTTGCTATATTTGACTGGTGCTTCTTCCCAGCACAATGCTTCTGTAGGCTCTTCTCGCTGGTTTCTTGCACCTCGCAGATGGCACAATTCCATTTCATGGGTGGCTTCTGCTTCTTAACTGGTATGGTTATTCCTGTCAGTTCCCACTTCAATGCAGGCGACGTTTTAGTTGTAGGAACAGTCTGTTCAGTTGCAGTTTGATTATACCATTAGTACGTGAAACTCTGAAAACTATGACAGACTTTCTACTGATTTCTACGCAGTTTGAATAAACTATTAGCAAGTGATTTGTGAAAACAATTCGAGTAAACATGTTAGTACTAAGTTCTATGAATGTTCTATAAAGTTTgacaagaattttttttgtaagtgATTGTGAAAAACAAGGCGAGTAGACTTGCTACTGC carries:
- the LOC100842695 gene encoding uncharacterized protein LOC100842695; this encodes MDDGGDVRLARKKGKRKMAPSSAAATEAEGGRGRGRDRFQSLWRDYHDLLQGTEAKKRRLESMNRQNLGLLTQVKFLRKKYSAFVKDDPQQTHHRLKHKKARHIPSPLGSNSASVFAYPGETGEGTSTSKNTNLDLNQDSAMDDERADCQGYQHHSDVDELNQTGVNEDMMTTDVNLLACRDTGNQPVMLRGQ
- the LOC100828927 gene encoding phospholipase D alpha 1, which translates into the protein MGSKDGHAATGIADDADVVYLHGVLEATVFEAHHLHSAIHGRIMEATGKLEQSLGVHGLQRNRIYVDMDVGAARVARTREVEFHPTNPAWNQSFRLHCAYPAASITFTVKSQHLIGAGVLGSASVPTASVASGQPLDLWLDLRGGDRARHHTHTPRLRVRLRFLDVERDPCWDAGVRPGIFSGVKPAFFPERTNCNVTLYQNAHLSDGFRPPVELEGGRKYRPARLWEDMYAAIRDARHFVYIAGWSVNTGITLVRDDPGGSAEGGGVTLGELLKRKAEEGVAVLVMPWQDKTSVPFLRNAGVMKTHDEETRMFFQGTGVACFLCPRDADATLTVVQSIETTTEFTHHQKAVTLDVATPGTDGGSRHVASFIGGIDLCDGRYDDEKHTLFQGLDTTYAHDFMQNNFKHASLRRGGPREPWHDVHCRLEGPAAWDVLANFEQRWKKQAPKRLSGRLLDDLSPATFPDPCSFHDDVDPWNVQVFRSIDDASVAGFPTDPAEADAVGLTSGKDLTIDRSIQIGYVEAIRRARRFVYVENQYFLGGCASWAEDRDSGCLNLVPVEIALKVAAKIRRGERFAAYVVTPMWPEGEPGSDSIQAILRWNRLTVEMMYGIVMEAIDDAGLRGLAHPCDYLNFFCLGNREAPRQGEYVPPSRPEKGTDYWRAQASRRHPIYVHAKLMIVDDEYVIVGSANLNERSLAGNRDSEIAQGSYQPAHLNGQCGGRARGLVHGFRMSLWHEHFMGGHVDAGVFLEPESAECVRAVRRAAEALWDAYTRDTVEDLGGHLLPFPVSVSEFGEVTDLPADGCFPDTRAPIKGRKSAKLPAILTT